A single Curtobacterium sp. MCJR17_020 DNA region contains:
- a CDS encoding TetR/AcrR family transcriptional regulator gives MTALGAEDALTPGAQRVLDAASELFYAEGIHAVGVERIAETAGVTKKTLYDRFGSKERLVLAYLRRREDGWRNILADHLANEPEPGIPRILAVFDAAMVWHGGSSAKGCSAVNARAETRLDGDDDPVLPEVLSEKAWLLDRFTTLCAEAGLPMPHQQAARLMLLFDGALVSIAMRTFSEPLRAARDTAADLLGLASSAGRT, from the coding sequence ATGACGGCATTGGGTGCAGAGGACGCGCTGACACCGGGCGCGCAGCGAGTTCTCGATGCAGCTTCTGAATTGTTCTACGCCGAGGGCATCCACGCGGTTGGCGTGGAGCGCATCGCTGAGACTGCCGGCGTCACGAAGAAGACCCTCTACGACCGGTTCGGTTCCAAGGAACGACTGGTGCTCGCGTACCTGCGGCGCCGAGAGGACGGCTGGCGGAACATCCTCGCCGACCACCTCGCCAACGAGCCGGAGCCCGGCATCCCTCGCATTCTCGCCGTGTTCGACGCTGCGATGGTTTGGCACGGCGGGAGTTCGGCGAAAGGGTGCAGCGCTGTGAACGCACGTGCTGAGACACGCCTCGACGGCGACGACGACCCAGTGTTGCCCGAGGTGCTCAGTGAGAAGGCGTGGCTGCTCGATCGCTTCACCACGCTGTGTGCTGAAGCGGGCCTCCCGATGCCGCACCAGCAGGCTGCGCGCCTCATGCTCCTGTTCGACGGAGCCCTCGTTTCCATTGCCATGCGCACCTTCAGTGAGCCACTTCGCGCTGCCCGCGACACTGCCGCCGACCTGCTCGGCCTTGCATCGTCTGCCGGCCGGACGTGA
- a CDS encoding LLM class flavin-dependent oxidoreductase, giving the protein MSGERFEFGIFTFGERTRRADGSAVAPRERLEEVLRWARTADRAGLDVVGVGEHHRSDFAISSPPVVLAAIARETARVQLTSTVTVLSSADPVRVFEDFATVDLLSDGRAEITAGRGAYLESFPLFGLDLERYDEYFEDRLDLLLALRRDEDVTWSGTTRAPLDSAPVHPRPVGDLPVWVAVGGTPQSVVRSGRLGLPTYLAVLGAPDRFAPLAELYRRSAAEAGPAALASARLGVTSHFHAAPTSQGARDEFHEPYAGYIGQNMPRVGRLDRPAFEAWAGPRGALVVGSPAEIVDKILWEHEVLGHERFLAQVGLGSVAQDATLRSIELLATEVAPAVRAALRHDGATSAVRA; this is encoded by the coding sequence ATGTCCGGAGAACGGTTCGAGTTCGGGATCTTCACGTTCGGTGAACGGACGCGCCGCGCCGACGGCTCCGCTGTCGCGCCGCGCGAGCGGCTCGAGGAGGTGTTGCGGTGGGCGCGGACGGCCGACCGGGCCGGCCTCGACGTCGTGGGCGTCGGGGAGCACCACCGCTCCGACTTCGCGATCTCGTCACCGCCGGTGGTCCTCGCCGCGATCGCCCGCGAGACCGCCCGCGTGCAGCTGACGAGCACGGTCACCGTGCTGTCGAGCGCCGACCCGGTGCGGGTGTTCGAGGACTTCGCCACCGTCGACCTGCTGTCCGACGGGCGTGCCGAGATCACCGCCGGCCGCGGGGCCTACCTGGAGTCCTTCCCGCTCTTCGGACTCGACCTCGAGCGGTACGACGAGTACTTCGAGGACCGACTCGACCTGTTGTTGGCGCTTCGGCGGGACGAGGACGTCACCTGGTCCGGGACCACGCGGGCGCCGCTCGACAGTGCACCGGTGCACCCTCGACCCGTCGGCGACCTGCCGGTCTGGGTGGCGGTGGGCGGGACGCCGCAGTCCGTGGTCCGCTCCGGTCGACTCGGGCTGCCCACCTACCTGGCCGTGCTCGGTGCGCCCGATCGGTTCGCACCGCTCGCCGAGCTGTACCGTCGGTCCGCAGCGGAGGCGGGTCCCGCAGCGCTCGCGTCCGCACGTCTGGGCGTCACGAGCCACTTCCACGCCGCCCCGACCTCACAGGGCGCGCGCGACGAGTTCCACGAGCCGTACGCCGGGTACATCGGGCAGAACATGCCGAGGGTCGGACGCCTCGACCGGCCGGCATTCGAGGCGTGGGCGGGTCCGCGCGGCGCGCTCGTGGTCGGGAGCCCCGCGGAGATCGTCGACAAGATCCTGTGGGAGCACGAGGTCCTCGGGCACGAACGATTCCTCGCGCAGGTCGGGCTCGGATCGGTCGCGCAGGACGCCACACTCCGGTCGATCGAGTTGCTCGCGACCGAGGTCGCTCCGGCGGTCCGCGCAGCACTGCGGCACGACGGAGCGACCTCCGCCGTGCGTGCGTGA
- a CDS encoding GAF and ANTAR domain-containing protein yields the protein MDGDDLAAAVAALHGRDTDGDLCVPFLDMLPVTGVAISTVGNPFGSETICASDAAAARLDEIQLDLGEGPCWEAIRTGSPVLVQDVQGAASRRWPVALQGLQAAGLGAVFAFPMRFGALDIGAVDLYTDVPGALLAEHQARAVALTAAVSRRVLRQALERAESDADGRPVTDAGRYSRREVHQASGMLAAQTDGDVDDSLLILRGHAYAAGRSVRDLAADVVARVVDFTDHDAGS from the coding sequence ATGGATGGTGACGATCTCGCAGCGGCCGTCGCTGCCCTGCACGGCAGGGACACCGACGGTGACCTCTGCGTGCCGTTCCTGGACATGCTGCCGGTGACGGGAGTTGCGATCTCGACGGTGGGGAACCCGTTCGGCTCCGAGACGATCTGCGCCAGCGACGCCGCGGCCGCACGGTTGGACGAGATCCAGCTGGACCTCGGGGAAGGCCCTTGCTGGGAGGCGATCCGGACCGGATCCCCGGTACTCGTCCAGGATGTGCAGGGTGCCGCCTCGAGGCGGTGGCCGGTTGCACTGCAGGGGCTGCAAGCGGCTGGGCTCGGCGCGGTGTTCGCGTTCCCGATGCGGTTCGGCGCACTCGACATCGGTGCTGTCGACCTGTACACGGACGTACCCGGCGCGCTGCTTGCTGAGCACCAGGCCCGTGCGGTCGCGTTGACGGCAGCTGTGTCACGGCGGGTGCTCCGGCAGGCACTGGAGCGCGCGGAGTCAGATGCTGACGGTCGTCCGGTCACGGACGCCGGACGCTACTCGCGTCGGGAAGTACACCAGGCGTCTGGCATGCTCGCGGCGCAGACCGACGGCGACGTCGATGATTCGCTGCTCATCCTCCGCGGCCACGCCTACGCAGCTGGCCGCTCTGTCCGTGACCTGGCCGCTGACGTGGTCGCCCGGGTCGTGGACTTCACCGACCACGACGCAGGATCGTAG
- a CDS encoding thioredoxin domain-containing protein, giving the protein MTRSTRIGIISGAIAGVVILIVVIAVVLRLATAPPATGTRDVTTSDVTPLTRGDTHVLGEPGASEVTVVEFLDFECEACGAFYPYVEQLRKDYAGEVTFAFRYFPLPGHGNAQNAAAAVEAAAQQDQLEPMYQRMFETQAEWGERGSDSQADRFRGYAKDLGLNVTQYDRDVASGRVADRIQRDIDDGTALGIQSTPSFFVDGKLLQLTSYDDLDTAIADALERRSR; this is encoded by the coding sequence ATGACCCGAAGCACCCGCATTGGCATCATCTCCGGCGCTATCGCCGGTGTCGTCATCCTCATCGTCGTCATCGCCGTCGTCCTGCGCCTCGCCACCGCACCTCCCGCGACGGGCACCCGCGACGTGACCACGTCCGACGTCACACCGCTGACTCGCGGTGACACGCATGTCCTCGGCGAACCCGGCGCCAGCGAGGTCACCGTGGTCGAGTTCCTCGACTTCGAGTGCGAAGCCTGCGGCGCGTTCTACCCCTATGTCGAGCAGCTGCGGAAGGACTACGCCGGCGAGGTCACCTTCGCGTTCCGCTACTTCCCCCTCCCCGGGCACGGGAACGCCCAGAACGCCGCCGCAGCCGTCGAGGCCGCGGCCCAACAGGACCAGCTCGAACCGATGTACCAGCGCATGTTCGAAACGCAAGCCGAGTGGGGTGAGCGCGGTAGCGACTCGCAAGCCGATCGGTTCCGCGGCTACGCGAAGGACCTCGGTCTCAATGTGACCCAGTACGACCGCGACGTCGCCAGCGGCAGGGTCGCAGACCGCATCCAACGCGACATCGACGACGGAACCGCACTCGGCATCCAGAGCACACCGTCCTTCTTCGTCGACGGGAAGCTCCTCCAGCTCACCAGCTACGACGACCTCGACACCGCGATCGCGGACGCGCTCGAACGGCGCAGCCGCTGA
- a CDS encoding alpha/beta fold hydrolase has translation MESKAAIAAQARPAEDWTVISDDGTILACRTVGSGDPVVVVHGSLAVGAAWQHVAELLADQYRVTVFDRRGRGGSGDADDYSIEREIQDVRAVLAAVGDRPVLIGHSFGGAVAAEVARGAELGALVLYEPGLRLDGPVGGPTVGIMERALVDGDFERVLETGWREVVGVPDRAIRAAHASPTWGDQLALVDTWPRELRALDTLAVVPADFADIRVPTLVLRGTESAAWLRHSSEQIAGLIPAGSLVELEGQGHDAGAAAPGMVADSVRSFVEVSSKIRDPDAAASVVRLRSDTAWNGTRYESYPAGRPQLTVVRYSIPPHSSLPWHRHDAPNTAFVISGSITLQSIAGVEHVFRAGDAFAESVGDEHRGFTGDERAEIVCTYAGAAGVPLSVPTGRDTAGS, from the coding sequence ATGGAATCAAAAGCGGCAATCGCAGCGCAAGCCCGGCCTGCGGAAGATTGGACCGTCATCTCGGACGATGGCACGATCCTGGCCTGCCGGACGGTCGGTTCGGGAGACCCCGTCGTCGTGGTCCACGGAAGCTTGGCTGTGGGCGCTGCCTGGCAGCACGTCGCCGAACTCCTCGCCGACCAGTACCGCGTCACTGTCTTCGATAGGCGCGGTCGAGGGGGCAGCGGTGATGCGGATGACTACTCCATCGAGCGGGAGATCCAAGACGTCCGAGCCGTGCTCGCCGCAGTCGGCGATCGACCGGTTCTGATCGGTCACTCGTTCGGCGGCGCGGTCGCGGCCGAGGTGGCGCGGGGTGCCGAACTCGGAGCGCTCGTTCTCTACGAACCCGGTCTCCGACTGGATGGTCCGGTCGGTGGCCCCACGGTCGGCATCATGGAGCGCGCCCTCGTGGATGGTGACTTCGAGCGGGTGCTCGAGACCGGCTGGCGGGAGGTCGTTGGCGTTCCGGATCGCGCCATCCGTGCGGCGCATGCGTCGCCCACGTGGGGCGACCAACTCGCGCTCGTCGACACGTGGCCCCGTGAACTCCGTGCACTCGACACGCTCGCCGTCGTTCCGGCGGACTTCGCCGACATCCGTGTCCCGACGCTGGTGCTGCGCGGTACCGAGAGCGCCGCATGGCTTCGCCACTCGAGCGAGCAGATTGCTGGCCTCATCCCCGCTGGATCGCTCGTCGAACTCGAAGGGCAGGGGCATGACGCCGGTGCCGCGGCGCCCGGAATGGTCGCGGACAGTGTTCGCTCCTTCGTCGAGGTCTCGAGCAAGATACGGGATCCGGATGCAGCGGCGAGTGTTGTCCGTCTCCGGAGTGACACCGCGTGGAACGGGACGCGGTACGAGTCGTATCCGGCGGGACGTCCGCAGCTCACGGTGGTGCGTTACAGCATCCCGCCGCACAGCTCGCTGCCGTGGCACCGGCACGACGCCCCGAACACGGCGTTCGTGATCTCGGGGTCGATCACGCTCCAGAGCATCGCCGGCGTGGAGCACGTCTTCCGCGCGGGAGACGCCTTCGCCGAGTCCGTCGGCGACGAACACCGAGGCTTCACAGGAGACGAACGTGCCGAGATCGTCTGCACGTACGCCGGCGCGGCGGGGGTCCCACTGTCCGTCCCGACCGGACGGGACACTGCAGGTAGTTGA
- a CDS encoding GAF and ANTAR domain-containing protein yields the protein MAHTREHRLVDAFVTLTDTLVADYDVVELLQSLVDNATDLFDATAAGILLVNQSQDLEVVVSTSERSALVGLLQLEAGEGPCVEAFTTGSPVSVQDADEMRRRWPQFAAASQEAGYTSVHSIPLRLRDTVLGSMNLFRETPGALNEDDAIAARALTDVATISILQQRNVDHATLAQAQLQQALNSRVVIEQAKGFVSHTHHVDMDTAFQLLRGYSRSHQIRLADLARSVVRRETVIPTVNEDA from the coding sequence TTGGCACACACTCGAGAGCACCGACTCGTTGACGCGTTCGTCACCCTCACCGACACACTCGTCGCCGACTACGACGTCGTCGAACTGTTGCAGTCCCTCGTCGACAACGCCACCGATCTGTTCGACGCGACTGCGGCCGGGATCTTGCTCGTCAACCAGTCGCAGGACCTGGAAGTGGTGGTCTCCACCAGTGAGCGCAGCGCGCTCGTCGGGTTGCTGCAGCTCGAAGCCGGGGAGGGGCCGTGTGTGGAGGCGTTCACGACGGGGTCACCGGTGTCCGTACAGGACGCCGACGAGATGCGTCGACGGTGGCCACAGTTCGCGGCAGCGTCGCAGGAAGCCGGCTACACCTCCGTGCACTCCATCCCGCTGCGGCTGCGCGACACCGTCCTCGGATCGATGAACCTGTTCCGCGAGACACCCGGCGCACTCAACGAAGACGACGCGATCGCGGCGCGGGCACTCACCGACGTCGCAACGATCAGCATCCTGCAACAACGCAACGTCGACCACGCCACCTTGGCGCAGGCGCAACTGCAGCAGGCATTGAACAGCCGCGTCGTCATCGAACAGGCCAAGGGGTTCGTCTCCCACACGCACCACGTCGACATGGACACAGCGTTCCAGCTGCTCCGCGGCTACTCCCGTTCGCACCAGATCCGGCTCGCCGACCTCGCGCGTTCGGTCGTGCGCCGCGAGACGGTCATCCCCACCGTCAACGAGGACGCGTGA
- a CDS encoding dienelactone hydrolase family protein, translated as MSSNRALKAVATGASLSGSDVVVLALHGYGSNERDLVGLLDALALDLPWASLRAPVDTPNGGAAWFPISTPGNPEAAPVLQATEMIWAWVDEHLAEGTRVLPIGFSQGGLMATQLLRTRPERVVAPVVLGGFVLGAVQAGDDELAAGRPRLFWGRGADDAVITADAVVRTTDWVERHVSAATHVYPGLAHGISAQEVADVRTFVRTVVASVG; from the coding sequence GTGTCATCAAACAGAGCGCTCAAGGCGGTCGCCACCGGTGCGTCACTCTCGGGATCGGACGTGGTCGTCCTGGCCCTCCACGGCTACGGGTCGAACGAACGCGACCTGGTCGGTCTGCTCGACGCCCTCGCCCTCGACCTCCCGTGGGCCTCACTCCGTGCACCCGTCGACACGCCGAACGGGGGTGCGGCGTGGTTCCCGATCTCGACCCCCGGCAACCCCGAGGCCGCTCCCGTCCTGCAGGCGACCGAGATGATCTGGGCGTGGGTCGACGAGCACCTCGCTGAGGGCACCCGTGTGTTGCCGATCGGGTTCTCGCAGGGTGGTCTGATGGCGACGCAGCTGCTCCGCACGCGGCCCGAGCGCGTGGTCGCGCCGGTCGTGCTCGGCGGGTTCGTGCTCGGTGCCGTACAGGCGGGGGACGACGAGCTCGCGGCGGGCCGACCCCGGCTGTTCTGGGGACGCGGCGCGGACGATGCGGTCATCACCGCCGACGCGGTCGTCCGCACGACCGACTGGGTCGAGCGGCACGTCTCGGCCGCGACGCACGTCTACCCGGGCCTCGCGCACGGCATCAGCGCGCAGGAGGTCGCCGACGTGCGGACCTTCGTGCGCACCGTCGTCGCATCCGTGGGCTGA
- a CDS encoding M23 family metallopeptidase: MPISSYGSFQPSGNRLHPVLGYYSMHAGDDFGAACGTGPYAAAGVTPDDAHVFPAGVLVRPGQRVTAGQNIAEVGNAGLSAGCHLHFEVRQNGTATPPTPFLDAHGV; this comes from the coding sequence ATGCCGATTAGCTCCTACGGGTCGTTCCAGCCCTCCGGCAACCGGCTGCACCCGGTTCTGGGCTACTACTCCATGCACGCCGGCGACGACTTCGGTGCCGCATGCGGCACCGGCCCGTACGCCGCAGCCGGCGTCACCCCCGACGACGCGCACGTGTTCCCGGCCGGTGTCCTCGTCCGCCCAGGGCAACGCGTCACTGCGGGACAGAACATCGCCGAGGTCGGCAACGCCGGCCTCTCCGCCGGCTGCCACCTCCACTTCGAGGTCCGACAGAACGGCACCGCGACCCCGCCCACGCCCTTCCTCGACGCCCACGGCGTCTGA
- a CDS encoding NAD(P)-binding domain-containing protein: protein MSTVSIVGTGNMGSALAALFERSGATVQTIAHSDFGTATIEGDVVVLAVPYPALAEIATSGRERLAGKTVVDITNPVDFSDFTPVAIEAGNAATELATLLQNSHVLKAFNTNFAATLSAGAVGDAPLTVLVAGDAAEAKQAFVELVAASGAQVLDAGALSRATQLESVGYLQMALAIGEQIAWTGGFTAVR, encoded by the coding sequence ATGAGCACCGTCAGCATCGTCGGTACCGGCAACATGGGCTCCGCACTCGCCGCACTCTTCGAGCGCAGCGGTGCCACCGTGCAGACCATCGCCCACAGCGACTTCGGCACCGCCACCATCGAGGGCGACGTCGTCGTGCTCGCCGTGCCGTACCCGGCCCTGGCCGAGATCGCCACGTCAGGCCGCGAGCGCCTCGCCGGCAAGACCGTCGTCGACATCACCAACCCGGTCGACTTCAGCGACTTCACGCCCGTCGCGATCGAGGCCGGCAACGCCGCGACCGAGCTCGCCACGCTGCTGCAGAACTCGCACGTCCTCAAGGCCTTCAACACCAACTTCGCCGCCACCCTCTCCGCGGGTGCCGTCGGGGACGCCCCGCTCACGGTGCTCGTCGCGGGCGATGCGGCCGAGGCGAAGCAGGCCTTCGTCGAGCTCGTCGCCGCCAGCGGCGCCCAGGTCCTGGACGCCGGCGCCCTGAGCCGCGCCACGCAGCTCGAGTCCGTCGGCTACCTGCAGATGGCCCTCGCGATCGGCGAGCAGATCGCGTGGACCGGCGGCTTCACCGCGGTCCGCTGA
- a CDS encoding cation transporter produces the protein MLLFGAIGPAGNIVSILVLAPRRNANLNLRAAFLDVVTDVLGSADMIPAAIVIAVMGWSGVDAITVILIAVLMLPRTFALLRDAVDVLLDPPPPPSTSTSTSTSTSTTSAWSTPRSGWNRKCTVNTSRHRVHALCGLTASVTMTVAVSNRSLLAMTTLRLLSLRLLRAVTAVAAAVLLLLGAVTLQTNTAHTDTPVTALTTTVADGVTAMQAVPGTAYLDAHDGSAGMFCALPGFAALVITAAVTLALACAVATRNRPLFTLSGLLARSRPRRVFDRWSTVSLTRLAVSRI, from the coding sequence TTGCTGCTGTTCGGCGCGATCGGCCCCGCGGGGAACATCGTGTCGATCCTCGTCCTCGCACCAAGACGGAACGCGAACCTGAACCTGCGGGCGGCGTTCCTCGACGTCGTCACCGACGTCCTCGGCTCGGCCGACATGATCCCTGCGGCGATCGTGATCGCCGTCATGGGATGGAGTGGCGTCGATGCCATCACGGTGATCCTGATCGCTGTGCTGATGCTGCCGCGCACCTTCGCGCTGCTCCGCGACGCGGTCGACGTGTTGCTGGATCCACCCCCGCCGCCCTCGACCTCGACTTCGACCTCGACCTCGACCTCGACGACGTCAGCGTGGAGCACTCCACGTTCCGGCTGGAACCGGAAATGCACTGTGAACACGAGCAGACACCGCGTGCATGCATTGTGCGGTTTGACAGCATCGGTGACGATGACTGTGGCCGTCTCGAACCGGTCACTTCTCGCCATGACGACTCTTCGCCTCCTCTCGCTGCGACTGCTGCGTGCGGTCACTGCAGTCGCGGCTGCCGTCTTGCTGCTGCTCGGCGCTGTCACGTTGCAGACCAACACGGCGCACACCGACACGCCCGTCACCGCACTCACGACGACGGTCGCCGACGGGGTGACGGCGATGCAGGCGGTCCCGGGGACGGCGTACCTGGACGCCCACGACGGCTCCGCTGGGATGTTCTGTGCCCTGCCGGGGTTCGCGGCACTCGTGATCACCGCGGCGGTCACGCTGGCCCTCGCCTGCGCTGTCGCAACACGCAACCGGCCGCTGTTCACGCTGTCCGGACTCCTCGCCCGGAGCCGCCCACGGCGGGTGTTCGACCGCTGGTCGACGGTGTCGCTGACCCGCCTTGCTGTCTCGCGGATCTGA